The nucleotide sequence AAGGGCTACCGGGTGGTCCACCGGTGCCTCAGTTGCGGCCATGTCTCCCGGAACAAGCTATTCTTTGAAGCCCGGGTGCAGCCGGACTCGCTGGAGGCGGCCTTGGCCTTGCTGCAAGGGAAAGTTTGACAGAGGAAAACCGGACGTCCTATAATGAAATCAGAGAGACGGACGGGGGGTGCAGGAGTGGAGGAGAGGCTTGCGGATCGGTTGCAGCAGATCAAAAAGCTCTTGCACGCCGAACAGCTAAAGTTGACCCCTCAACGGGAGGCCACGCTGAGGGTTCTCCTGGAGAATCAAGAAGCGCACCTCAGTGCCGAAGAGGTGTTTATGCTCGTCAAGCACAAAGCGCCGGACATTGGGCTGGCCACGGTGTATCGAACCCTTGAACTTTTAGTCGACCTGCGAATCATCGAGAAGTTGAATTTTGGCGACGGAGTGGCCCGGTACGAGTTTCGGGAAAGAGATCAGCCTCACCATCATCACCATCTGATTTGTATGGGGTGCGGCAAGGTGTCGGAGATCGAAGATCTTTTGGAGGATCTCGAACGGAGTATCGAAACGAGACACCGTTTTCGAATTGTGGACCACCGGGTCAGTTTTCTCGGATACTGTCGAGAATGTCAAGAGAAAACGAAGGCCGAAGGTACCGCCCTCCCCTCGGTGGCCAAAGACAGGTAGCGCGACTATCTGTCTTTTTGTTTGGCCCGGCGGGAGCCGGATACCCGGACATAGGATGCGTGGAGCCAGGGAAATCTGAGGATACAGGAGCTGTTGGGGGAGCCTCGCATGTTGAGAGGAGTGAAACGCCATGGTGATCGGCGTGCCGAAGGAGATCAAGAATAACGAGAATCGAGTGGCGATGACACCGGCCGGGGTGCACGCTTTGGTCGACGCGGGGCATAGGGTCCTGGTGGAGGCCGGAGCCGGGGTGGGCAGCGGGTTTACCGATCGGGAGTATCAGAGCGTGGGGGCGGACATCGTGCCCGAGGCTGCGGAGGTTTGGCAACGGGCGGAAATGATCGTGAAAGTCAAGGAACCCGAGTCGGCAGAGATTCAGTTTTTCCGAGACGGACTCGTGATTTTTACATATCTTCACCTGGCGGCGGCCCCGGAATTGGCAAAGGCCCTGCAAGAAAAGGGCGTCACCGCCATCGCCTATGAAACGGTTCAATTGCCCAGCGGCGCTCTTCCCCTGCTGACGCCCATGAGTGAGGTCGCCGGGCGGATGTCGGTTCAGATTGGGGCCCAGTTTTTGGAGAAGCCCAATGGGGGAAAGGGGGTGCTCCTCGGCGGGGTGCCCGGCGTGCATCCGGCCCGGGTGGTGATCATCGGCGGTGGGACCGTGGGCACTCAAGCGGCGAAAATGGCGGTGGGCCTCGGCGCCGATGTGGTGATTCTCGACAAGAATCCCGAGCGACTCAGGCAGTTGGACGATCTGTTCGGCGGCCGGGTGACGACGGTGATGTCCAGCGCCTACGCCATCGAACAGGAAGTGCGCCAAGCCGACCTTTTGATCGGCGCCGTGCTCATCCCCGGCGCCCGGGCGCCAAAATTGGTCACGGAAAGTATGGTCAAAAAGATGTCCCCGGGTTCGGTGATCGTCGACGTGGCCATCGACCAGGGGGGATCCATTGAAACGGTGGACCGGGTCACCACCCACAGCGATCCAACGTATGTCAAATACGGGGTCATCCACTATGCGGTGGCCAACATCCCCGGGGCGGTGCCGAGAACTTCCACCCTGGCTTTGACCGGCGCCACGCTTCCATACGTGGCCGCCTTGGCGAAGGAAGGGTATCGGGCGGCGGTGAATCGCGACCCGGTTTTGGCCAAGGGCGTGAATGTGGTGCACGGATGTGTCACCAACGCCGCTGTGGCCTCGGCGGTGGGGGTTCCCTACACGCCGCTGGAGGAAGCCATTGCCCTGTAGCGGACCGGGCGCCCCTAGAGGACCGGGCCTTGGTCGGCCGAAGCCCTAGGGGCCGGCCTCTGGGGGCGGCTCCGGGCTGGGGGCTAAATACGCCGGCGCGGCGGGCCGGGCGGGGCGGCATAGAACTTGGGCCGCGAGCATACAGTGCGGTGGGGGGATCAGCATGGACCACCGTCGGGGGAGCCGGAGCGAAAGTTGGTGGTATTTTGGCACCGCCATCGCTCTGGCCTTTTTGCTGTTTCAGGCCTGGCTGTTGTGGAACGAGCAGCACCAGGCACGGAACCCGTATCGGGAACCCCGGGGGCCGGCACTGCGGGTGCAGGGGCCGGCAGCGCAGGAGTTTTCCTGGGAGACGGTCTGGCAGAGACTGCAAGAGTTTTATCGGGTGGGGGAGTGAGCGGGAGGATTTACGACATGAATTGTAGAATATTTTCGAGGCACCGAATCGCACCATCCGATCGGGGTGGGATGGACGGGGGCCGATGGCATGAAGACGATGATTGAGCGGTTTATTCGCTACTTGGCCATTGAAAAGGGGTTGGCGCCGAGCACGTTGGGGTCCTACCGGAGTGATCTGGAGGACTTTTCCGATTTTCTCCAGCGGACGGGGTGCGGGGATTGGCCGGAGACCGGGCGGCGACACATCGTGGCGTATTTGGCCCACCTGCAAAAGTTGGGCCGGGCGCCGGCCACCGTGTCTCGGCACATGGCCAGTCTGCGGTCGTTTTATCAATTTTTGTCCCGGGAGGGACTGATCGAGGTAGACCCCACCGGGCAGCTGGATTCCCCGAAAGCGGACAAGCGGCTGCCCCGGGTGTTGAACGTCGAAGAAGTCGAACGGCTCCTGGCGGCGCCCGAGGGATTGACCCCCATGGCTCTCCGGGACCGGGCGATGTTGGAGATGCTCTATGCCACGGGGGTTCGGGTCTCCGAACTTGTGTCCCTCAACGTGACGGACGTCAACCTGAACATGGGTTATGTGAAGTGTTACGGGAAAGGATCAAAAGAGCGGATTGTGCCCCTGGGATCGGCGGCCCTGGAGGCGGTCCATGCGTACCTGACCAGGGGGAGGGCTGGGTTATTGAAAAATGGAGATCCTGGTGCCCTCTTTGTCAATCACCAGGGCAAACGGTTAACCCGGCAGGGGTTTTGGAAGATTTTAAAGAAATATGCCCAGACGGCGGGCATTCAGAAGGCCATTACCCCCCACACACTGCGGCATTCCTTTGCCACCCATCTGTTGGAGAACGGCGCCGATCTGCGGGCGGTCCAGGAGATGCTCGGCCATGCGGATATCTCGACGACCCAGATCTACACCCATGTCACGCAAACCCGGCTTAAAGACGTGTACGAGCGCACCCATCCCCGGGCCTAGGCCGGGTGGGCCGAGGGCGGGGCGCCGCGGGAGGTCCGGGGCGGGGGACCCAGAATCTAAGAGGCCGGGGAACGATTTTGGATAAGGGCAAAAGGCGAGGAGGGAGTGGCCGCATTGCGATGGATATGGATCGTTCTGGACAGTTGCGGAATCGGCGCCGCACCGGATGCGGATCGGTACGGGGATGAGGCGGCCAATACCCTGGGTCATATCGCCCAGGCGGTGGGCGGCCTTCGGGTGCCCCATCTTGAGCGTTTAGGATTGGGGCGCCTGGTCGATTTGGGCCATCCGGCGGATCAGGAAGTCGTGGGTTGCTATGGAAAGATGAGGGAGCGCTCCGTGGGGAAAGATACCACGAACGGTCATTGGGAGTTTGTCGGGGTGGTGCTGGACCGCCCTTTGCCCGTCTATCCCCACGGATTTCCCCGGGAGATTATCGAACCCTTTGAGCAGGCCATCGGGCGAAAAATTCTCGGGAATCGGCCGGCTTCGGGGACGGAGATCCTGAAAGAGCTCGGGGAGGAACATGTGCGCACGGGCCGCCCCATCGTGTACACGTCGGGGGACAGCGTTTTTCAGATCGCCGCCCACGAAGAAGTGATCCCCCCGGAGGAGCTCTACCACATGTGTGAGGTCGCCCGGGGATTGCTCCGGGGGGAACACGGTGTGGGGCGGGTGATCGCCAGGCCTTTCGTCGGCCAAAACGGGCGGTATGTCCGCACCGACCGCCGGCGGGATTACTCCTTGCGTTTCGGCCGGACGGTCCTCGATGAGTTGCACGATGCCGGGTGGCCGGTGGTGGGAATTGGCAAGATTCACGACATCTACGGTGGGGCGGGGATCGGCGAGGCGGTACATACCAAGGACAATATGGACGGGGTGGACCGAATTGTGCAGTGGGGACGGCGGCTGGATCGGGGCCTGATCTATGGGAATCTGGTAGATTTTGATTCTCTGTATGGCCATCGGAACGATTCCGTGGGCTTTGCCGGGGCGGTGGAAGCCTTCGATGGGCGAATGCCGGAGATTCTCGATACCCTCCGGGACGAAGATGTGCTTATCATCACGGCGGATCACGGGTGTGACCCCACCACGCCCGGTACCGATCACACCCGGGAGTGGGTGCCGCTGTTGGTGTGGGGACCAGGACTGAAAACGGGGGTCGACCTGGGGGCGCGGGATACGTTTGCTGATATCGGCGCTACTTTGGCGGAAGCCTTTGGAGTTCCGGCGCCCCAGGTGGGGACGAGTTTTTGGAAAGAGGTGCGGGGATGAAGACGCAGTGGGTACGCGAGGTGGCGGAACGGCTGGAGAAGGGACTTGCTGAGAAGCCCCGGGTGGCGGTGATTCTGGGATCGGGTCTGGGAGAGGTGGCGGATCGGTTAGAGGCAAAACGGGTGGTGCCCTACGAAGAGATCCCGGAGTTCCCCGTTTCCACGGTGGTGGGCCACGCCGGGCGCTTGGTGTTTGGACGGCTGGGGGGCGTGCAGACGGCGGTGATGCAAGGACGGTTTCACCTTTATGAAGGCTATACCCCGGAGCAGGTGGCCTTTCCGGTGCGGGTCCTGCGAACCCTCGGGGCGGAGATTTTGATCGTGACCAACGCCTCCGGAGGTGTGAATGTAGGATTTCGTCCAGGAGACCTGATGTTGATTCGAGATCATTTGAACCTGACGGGAAAAAACCCTTTGGTGGGGCCCAACGACGATGAACTGGGCCCCCGGTTCCCCGACATGTCCGCGGCCTATGACCGGGAGCTGCTCCGTTTGGCCCGCCAGGTGGGCCGGGAGCTCAATCTCCCGCTGCAAGAAGGGGTGTATGCGGGTCTTCTCGGCCCGACCTTCGAGAC is from Kyrpidia tusciae DSM 2912 and encodes:
- a CDS encoding DUF4227 family protein — its product is MDHRRGSRSESWWYFGTAIALAFLLFQAWLLWNEQHQARNPYREPRGPALRVQGPAAQEFSWETVWQRLQEFYRVGE
- the fur gene encoding ferric iron uptake transcriptional regulator, giving the protein MKSERRTGGAGVEERLADRLQQIKKLLHAEQLKLTPQREATLRVLLENQEAHLSAEEVFMLVKHKAPDIGLATVYRTLELLVDLRIIEKLNFGDGVARYEFRERDQPHHHHHLICMGCGKVSEIEDLLEDLERSIETRHRFRIVDHRVSFLGYCRECQEKTKAEGTALPSVAKDR
- the xerD gene encoding site-specific tyrosine recombinase XerD — translated: MKTMIERFIRYLAIEKGLAPSTLGSYRSDLEDFSDFLQRTGCGDWPETGRRHIVAYLAHLQKLGRAPATVSRHMASLRSFYQFLSREGLIEVDPTGQLDSPKADKRLPRVLNVEEVERLLAAPEGLTPMALRDRAMLEMLYATGVRVSELVSLNVTDVNLNMGYVKCYGKGSKERIVPLGSAALEAVHAYLTRGRAGLLKNGDPGALFVNHQGKRLTRQGFWKILKKYAQTAGIQKAITPHTLRHSFATHLLENGADLRAVQEMLGHADISTTQIYTHVTQTRLKDVYERTHPRA
- the ald gene encoding alanine dehydrogenase, encoding MVIGVPKEIKNNENRVAMTPAGVHALVDAGHRVLVEAGAGVGSGFTDREYQSVGADIVPEAAEVWQRAEMIVKVKEPESAEIQFFRDGLVIFTYLHLAAAPELAKALQEKGVTAIAYETVQLPSGALPLLTPMSEVAGRMSVQIGAQFLEKPNGGKGVLLGGVPGVHPARVVIIGGGTVGTQAAKMAVGLGADVVILDKNPERLRQLDDLFGGRVTTVMSSAYAIEQEVRQADLLIGAVLIPGARAPKLVTESMVKKMSPGSVIVDVAIDQGGSIETVDRVTTHSDPTYVKYGVIHYAVANIPGAVPRTSTLALTGATLPYVAALAKEGYRAAVNRDPVLAKGVNVVHGCVTNAAVASAVGVPYTPLEEAIAL
- a CDS encoding phosphopentomutase, coding for MRWIWIVLDSCGIGAAPDADRYGDEAANTLGHIAQAVGGLRVPHLERLGLGRLVDLGHPADQEVVGCYGKMRERSVGKDTTNGHWEFVGVVLDRPLPVYPHGFPREIIEPFEQAIGRKILGNRPASGTEILKELGEEHVRTGRPIVYTSGDSVFQIAAHEEVIPPEELYHMCEVARGLLRGEHGVGRVIARPFVGQNGRYVRTDRRRDYSLRFGRTVLDELHDAGWPVVGIGKIHDIYGGAGIGEAVHTKDNMDGVDRIVQWGRRLDRGLIYGNLVDFDSLYGHRNDSVGFAGAVEAFDGRMPEILDTLRDEDVLIITADHGCDPTTPGTDHTREWVPLLVWGPGLKTGVDLGARDTFADIGATLAEAFGVPAPQVGTSFWKEVRG
- a CDS encoding purine-nucleoside phosphorylase, giving the protein MKTQWVREVAERLEKGLAEKPRVAVILGSGLGEVADRLEAKRVVPYEEIPEFPVSTVVGHAGRLVFGRLGGVQTAVMQGRFHLYEGYTPEQVAFPVRVLRTLGAEILIVTNASGGVNVGFRPGDLMLIRDHLNLTGKNPLVGPNDDELGPRFPDMSAAYDRELLRLARQVGRELNLPLQEGVYAGLLGPTFETPAEIRMLRVLGADAVGMSTVTEVIAARHAGMRVLGISCITNMAAGILDQPLSHEEVLETGRRIGAQFSRLVTEIVSRL